The sequence TTTATTAATAATTATAAGTTTATCTACTGTTTATACAGCAACATCTTATAGAACATTAGTTTATTTTAAAAAAGAAATTATTTGGTCAGGATTAGGGTTATTAGTTTATTTTTTTGTATCTTTAATAGATTATAAAAAATATGCTAAGTATTATAAAGTGATTTATGTTTTTAATATTTTAATGTTACTTTCTGTTTTTATTTTTGGGGACAGTGCAAAAGGTGCTAAAAGATGGATAGATTTAGGTGTTGTAAATATTCAACCAGCAGAGTTTGCTAAGTTATTTATAATTTTAACTTTTGGAGAAGTATTAATTTTAAATTATAATAAAAATTTTACAGGAATAAAAAATATAATATTTTCTTTTTTTCATATAGCTCCTATTTTTTTATTGATAGCAAAACAGCCAGATTTAGGAACTTCATTAGTAATTATTTTTATATATGGAGTTATGGTTTTTGTTCATGGGATAGATTTTAAAACTATTTTTAAATTAATAATAGCAGGGATTACTTCAATTCCAATAGCTTATTTCTTTTTATTAAGAGATTATCAAAGAAGAAGAATATTAACCTTTTTAAATCCAGAAGCAGATTTAGCAAATAGCGGTTGGAATGTTGTCCAATCTAAAATAGCTATAGGCTCAGGAGGAATTTTTGGGAAAGGATTTTTACAAGGAACTCAGAGTAAATTAAGATTTTTACCAGAATCTCATACAGATTTTATAGGATCAGTTTTTCTAGAGGAGAGAGGATTTATAGGAGGAATAATTTTAGTTGTAATTTACTTAGCTTTAATTTTAAATATTTTAAAGATAGCAGATTCAACAAAAGATGAATATGGAAAACTTGTATGTTATGGAATTGCCAGTATATTTTTCTTTCATACATTTATAAATTTAGGAATGATAATGGGAATAATGCCAGTTACAGGATTACCTCTTTTATTCATGAGTTATGGAGGAAGTTCATTTATCTTTGGATTTTTAATGATTGGTGTTGTAAATAGTGTTAAAATACATAAAATATAGAGGAAGTTATGAAATATATAATAGAAAAAGATAATGAAGGTGTAAGATTAGATAGATATTTGAGAAAAAAATTAAAGACAACACCTTTAACAGAAATATTTAAAGCTTTAAGAATAGGCAAAATAAAGGTCAATAATAAGAAAAAAAAGGAAAATTATAGACTGGTTGAAGGGGATAAAGTATTTATAGGATTAGAAGTACCAGAAGAAGAAATAAAATTTATAAATTTGGAAAATAAAGACAAAAATTTTTTGAAAGAGGGAATAGTTTTTGAAGATAAAGATTTATTAATTTTTAATAAAAAGAAAGATATGGTTATGCACAAAGGAAGTGGATTTGACTATGGAATTTCAGAAATGTTTAAAGCTTATTTTCAATCAAATGATTTTAATTTTGTAAATAGAATAGATAAAAAAACATCAGGCTTAGTTATAGGAGCAAAAAATAAAATATCTACAAGGTTGTTAACTGAAGAAATAAGAGAAAATAGAGTTAAAAAAAAATATTACATATTGGTTAAAGGAATAATAGATCAAGATAAATTTGTAATAGAAAATTATTTAAAAAAAATAGAAGATAAGGTTATAGTTACTTCTAAAGAGGATAAAGGTTCCAAATTAGCGGTTACTATTTTTAAAGTAATAAAGAGAAAAAATAATTTAACATTGCTAGAAGGGGAACTATTGACAGGAAGAACTCACCAATTAAGAGTTCAACTTTCTAATTTAGGTTATCCTATTTTAGGAGATACGAGATATGGAAATGGTAGAGAAAAAATGTTGTTTCTAAATTCTTTTTATTGTAAAATTGAAAAATTTAATATAGAGGTTAAACTAGAGTTACCTAAAGAATTTAGAGAAAAGTTAAAGTGAGAAAAGATTCTTGATTTTAAAAAAAAATTGAAATTTATCTCGAAAGAGTATATAATATTTTTTGGATTAAGATAAAATTAATAAATAAAAATTTATATATGGAGATGATTGAAATGAAGGAATATATTTTAAAAAGAAATATAAATATAGTATTTATATTCTTTATTATTTTAACATTTTTATTAAATCAAAAAGAACTAGGAATATATGGGATAATTGCTTATGGAATTTATTCTACTTATTCAGCTTTATG comes from Fusobacterium sp. JB019 and encodes:
- a CDS encoding RluA family pseudouridine synthase; translated protein: MKYIIEKDNEGVRLDRYLRKKLKTTPLTEIFKALRIGKIKVNNKKKKENYRLVEGDKVFIGLEVPEEEIKFINLENKDKNFLKEGIVFEDKDLLIFNKKKDMVMHKGSGFDYGISEMFKAYFQSNDFNFVNRIDKKTSGLVIGAKNKISTRLLTEEIRENRVKKKYYILVKGIIDQDKFVIENYLKKIEDKVIVTSKEDKGSKLAVTIFKVIKRKNNLTLLEGELLTGRTHQLRVQLSNLGYPILGDTRYGNGREKMLFLNSFYCKIEKFNIEVKLELPKEFREKLK
- the rodA gene encoding rod shape-determining protein RodA, whose protein sequence is MNKRDILVLQKKIKKADYYLVLKVILLIIISLSTVYTATSYRTLVYFKKEIIWSGLGLLVYFFVSLIDYKKYAKYYKVIYVFNILMLLSVFIFGDSAKGAKRWIDLGVVNIQPAEFAKLFIILTFGEVLILNYNKNFTGIKNIIFSFFHIAPIFLLIAKQPDLGTSLVIIFIYGVMVFVHGIDFKTIFKLIIAGITSIPIAYFFLLRDYQRRRILTFLNPEADLANSGWNVVQSKIAIGSGGIFGKGFLQGTQSKLRFLPESHTDFIGSVFLEERGFIGGIILVVIYLALILNILKIADSTKDEYGKLVCYGIASIFFFHTFINLGMIMGIMPVTGLPLLFMSYGGSSFIFGFLMIGVVNSVKIHKI